The following nucleotide sequence is from Psychroflexus torquis ATCC 700755.
GTCTTATATATATGGGGAGTTATCAATATGGCGCTGCATGTTCCCTACGGAATTTGGTGGATCACAAAATATTATAAATCTAAAAAAGAAGGGATTCCATTACCCTTAAAAAGTATGGAAAGTCAAACGTCATAAACAATAATTTAAATATTTAAAAATGAAAAATAATTTCAAAAATATAATAACCTTATTTTTTACTGTAGGTACACTATTCTCGACGATGTATGCTACATCCCAAGAAACAGTGAAAATACCAGAACCTTCAACTTTTTTACAAGAAGTAGACCATGGCTATGCCAATTCTGATGGTGTTAAAATCCATTATGCAGAAGTTGGTAAAGGGCCTTTGATTATCATGATCCACGGTTTCCCTGATTATTGGTATACCTGGCGTCACCAGATGGAAGTATTATCGAAAGACTATCATGTTGTTGCGATAGACCAACGAGGCTATAACAAGAGTGATAAGCCTAAGGGAGTGGAAAATTATTCCCTTAAAAAATTAGTTGGTGATGTTGCCGCTGTAATCCACCATTTCGGCAAAGAAAAAGCAATTATTGTAGGCCATGATTGGGGTGGGGCAGTAGCTTGGCAATTTGCCATACATCTACCTCAGATGACCGACAAACTGGTTATTCTTAATGTGACTCATCCCAATGGTATGCGACGAGAACTGGCCACGAATCCTGTCCAACAAGAGAGCAGTAGTTACGCCAGAAAGTTTATAGACGGCACACCAGATGACCCTACAATTTTATTTGGCAAACCTATGACTGCAGAAAATCTTGCCAGTTGGGTAAAAGATCCAGAAGTACGTATTCATTATATAGAGGCTTATCAAAGATCGGACTTTACCGCCATGCTAAATTATTATAAGGCCAATTATGCACGTCCACCTTATCAAAAAGCATGGGAAGATGCTCAAAAAAACCCTTTACCAAAACTTAAGATGTCTGTATTGATTTTTCA
It contains:
- a CDS encoding alpha/beta fold hydrolase; the protein is MYATSQETVKIPEPSTFLQEVDHGYANSDGVKIHYAEVGKGPLIIMIHGFPDYWYTWRHQMEVLSKDYHVVAIDQRGYNKSDKPKGVENYSLKKLVGDVAAVIHHFGKEKAIIVGHDWGGAVAWQFAIHLPQMTDKLVILNVTHPNGMRRELATNPVQQESSSYARKFIDGTPDDPTILFGKPMTAENLASWVKDPEVRIHYIEAYQRSDFTAMLNYYKANYARPPYQKAWEDAQKNPLPKLKMSVLIFHGLDDWAINAHGLNNTWEWLEKDMTLVTVPGASHFVQQDASKLVSTTLQWWLASRANQAEQKN